A portion of the Actomonas aquatica genome contains these proteins:
- a CDS encoding DUF3108 domain-containing protein, translated as MRPRFRLPLCLAFAALFLAAPHAEDKVPVQKGEQFIYRLSWGLFGKAGELRISADDSADAAGQETHVTMETSTRGLIRALYPFDGRADSFYDNESGRLLRATATTVTRTKETEANIILDYDQARATYTDVRRPERSVEVELPKLEPVDFLTTMIQTRQWDIAVGEKRNVSVLFDDEFYELTITAEAVETIKTRWGKKEALILVPRMEENPKGMFKRGGEVRVWVSRDDDHLPLRFEVKVAVGTALAILTDYTQDGIDAMASARKAKDNRN; from the coding sequence ATGCGCCCTCGTTTTCGCCTCCCTCTCTGCCTGGCCTTCGCCGCACTCTTCCTCGCCGCCCCGCACGCCGAGGACAAGGTGCCCGTGCAAAAGGGCGAACAGTTTATCTACCGTCTGAGCTGGGGTCTCTTCGGCAAAGCCGGTGAACTGCGCATCAGCGCCGACGATTCCGCGGACGCCGCCGGCCAGGAAACCCACGTGACAATGGAGACCTCCACCCGTGGCCTCATTCGCGCGCTCTATCCCTTCGACGGCCGCGCCGACTCTTTTTACGACAACGAATCCGGCCGTCTCCTGCGCGCCACCGCCACCACGGTCACCCGCACCAAGGAAACCGAAGCCAACATCATCCTCGACTACGATCAGGCCCGTGCCACCTACACCGACGTGCGACGCCCCGAGCGTTCCGTCGAAGTGGAGCTCCCCAAACTCGAGCCCGTCGATTTCCTTACCACCATGATCCAAACCCGCCAGTGGGACATCGCGGTGGGCGAGAAACGCAACGTCTCCGTGCTTTTCGACGACGAGTTTTACGAACTGACCATCACCGCCGAAGCCGTCGAAACGATCAAAACCCGGTGGGGCAAAAAAGAGGCCCTGATCCTCGTGCCCCGCATGGAAGAGAACCCCAAAGGCATGTTCAAACGCGGCGGCGAGGTGCGCGTCTGGGTCTCCCGCGACGATGATCACCTGCCGCTCCGCTTTGAGGTCAAAGTCGCCGTCGGCACCGCCCTCGCCATCCTCACCGACTACACTCAGGATGGCATCGATGCCATGGCCTCCGCCCGTAAGGCCAAGGACAACCGCAACTAA
- a CDS encoding ATP-dependent DNA ligase has translation MSWDVSWRYGSICLPQIGWWLDAHRPVSRAFVSHAHFDHLALHQEIICSEGTARLMRDRLPAKRIERILPFGHTEPLTPGCTITLHPAGHIFGSAQCLLEHEQHGRLLYTGDFKLRQGASAETCSTPRADVVIMETTFGRPHYTFPPTAKVLADIVAFCRGVLEDGDVPLLFGYSLGKSQEVLGQLAAANLPLMLHPQVVRMTAVYEELGYTFPPYEPLDPAAAAGHVIIAPPQAANARMIRQIKRRRTAMLSGWAVDPGAVYRYQCDAAFPLSDHADYPDLLAFVERVQPRQVWTTHGFAADFARDLRARGIEAWALGTDNQLEISLGISEPASTAVSTVAEPAPSEAPPDAFQHLADTAEAIKAAPGKLRKTELLVTYLRSLPLAEAARAALYLTGRPFAQNSDQRLQTGWAAMQRAVLAVTGHNRGEWRTAYRRFADSGDTAEALLAGCPHLTPTTPPPSLAQIAERLAAIAAARGPQAKIELLESALRSLTPREAKYLLKIISGDLRIGLREGLVEEAVATAYDRPLADVRRAHMLCGDISAVALAAGNNTLDTVGLRLFQPIQFMLASPEPDAEGILSRLAPPVWVEDKFDGIRCQLHKQGDRVELYSRDLNRITDQFPDLVRDLKGWSHDVILDGELLAWRGDRALPFAELQKRLGRGGDDLFLGSEIPISYSAYDLLHADGTSLLAAPLRQRRETLDTLFRDGSAPSRLRLAPRATAADAAEIDRHFLAARDRGNEGLMLKDPASLYAPGRRGHAWLKLKKAFATLDVVVVAVEQGHGKRRGVLSDYTFAVRDDRDGASADALLVLGKAYSGLTDAEIAELTDHFTAQTLEVQGRKRRVHPDTVIEIAFDSLQPSKRHDSGYALRFPRIARVRSDKTIADIDTLSTCARLAGDA, from the coding sequence GTGTCTTGGGATGTGTCTTGGCGCTACGGCAGCATCTGTCTGCCCCAAATCGGCTGGTGGCTCGATGCCCACCGCCCGGTGAGTCGCGCCTTCGTCTCGCACGCCCATTTCGACCACCTCGCCCTGCACCAGGAAATCATCTGCTCCGAGGGCACCGCCCGCCTCATGCGTGACCGCCTGCCGGCCAAACGCATCGAGCGCATCCTGCCCTTCGGTCACACCGAACCACTCACGCCCGGGTGCACCATCACGCTCCATCCCGCCGGCCACATCTTCGGTTCTGCCCAATGCCTGCTGGAGCACGAGCAACACGGCCGCCTGCTCTACACCGGCGACTTCAAACTCCGCCAAGGCGCCTCAGCCGAAACCTGCTCCACGCCACGCGCCGACGTGGTCATCATGGAAACCACTTTCGGCCGCCCCCACTACACCTTCCCGCCCACCGCCAAGGTCCTTGCCGACATCGTCGCCTTCTGCCGCGGCGTCCTTGAAGACGGCGATGTCCCGCTCCTTTTCGGCTACAGTTTGGGCAAAAGCCAGGAGGTGCTCGGTCAACTCGCCGCCGCCAACCTTCCGCTCATGCTGCACCCGCAGGTCGTGCGCATGACGGCGGTGTATGAAGAACTTGGTTACACCTTCCCGCCCTACGAGCCACTCGATCCGGCCGCCGCCGCCGGCCATGTGATCATCGCCCCGCCGCAAGCCGCCAACGCTCGCATGATTCGCCAGATCAAACGTCGCCGCACCGCCATGCTCAGTGGCTGGGCCGTCGATCCCGGCGCCGTTTACCGCTACCAGTGCGACGCCGCATTTCCCCTCTCCGATCACGCTGACTACCCGGATCTGCTCGCCTTCGTCGAGCGCGTGCAACCTCGCCAGGTGTGGACCACCCACGGTTTCGCCGCCGACTTCGCCCGTGATCTGCGCGCACGCGGCATCGAAGCTTGGGCCCTCGGCACCGACAACCAACTCGAAATCTCCCTCGGCATCAGCGAACCCGCCTCCACCGCAGTCTCCACCGTCGCCGAGCCCGCCCCCAGTGAGGCGCCGCCCGACGCGTTTCAACATCTCGCCGACACCGCCGAAGCCATCAAAGCCGCCCCCGGCAAACTGCGCAAAACGGAGCTACTCGTCACCTACCTGCGCTCGCTCCCGCTCGCCGAGGCCGCTCGCGCCGCGCTCTACCTCACCGGCCGCCCGTTCGCGCAAAACTCCGACCAACGCCTGCAAACTGGCTGGGCGGCCATGCAACGCGCCGTGCTCGCCGTCACCGGCCACAACCGCGGCGAATGGCGCACCGCCTATCGCCGCTTCGCCGACAGCGGCGACACCGCCGAGGCTCTGCTCGCCGGCTGCCCCCACCTCACACCTACCACGCCTCCACCATCGCTTGCCCAAATCGCCGAACGTCTGGCGGCCATCGCCGCCGCCCGCGGACCCCAAGCCAAGATCGAGCTGCTCGAGAGTGCCCTGCGTTCCCTCACGCCCCGCGAAGCCAAATACCTGCTCAAGATCATTTCAGGCGATCTGCGCATCGGCCTGCGCGAGGGCCTCGTCGAAGAAGCCGTCGCGACCGCCTACGATCGCCCACTCGCCGACGTGCGCCGCGCTCACATGCTCTGTGGCGACATCAGTGCCGTCGCATTGGCGGCCGGTAACAACACATTGGATACGGTGGGCCTGCGCCTCTTCCAGCCCATCCAGTTCATGCTCGCCAGTCCCGAACCCGACGCCGAGGGCATCCTCTCGCGCCTCGCCCCGCCGGTCTGGGTAGAGGACAAATTCGACGGCATCCGCTGCCAACTCCACAAACAGGGCGATCGCGTCGAGCTCTACTCGCGCGATCTCAATCGCATCACCGATCAGTTTCCCGACCTCGTGCGCGACCTGAAGGGCTGGTCCCACGACGTCATCCTCGACGGCGAATTGCTCGCTTGGCGCGGCGATCGCGCCCTGCCCTTCGCCGAACTGCAAAAACGCCTCGGCCGCGGGGGCGACGACCTCTTCCTCGGCTCCGAAATTCCCATCTCCTACTCCGCCTACGATCTGCTTCACGCCGACGGCACCTCCTTGCTCGCCGCACCACTGCGCCAACGTCGTGAAACCTTGGATACGCTTTTTCGCGACGGCTCCGCCCCCTCCCGCCTGCGGCTCGCGCCGCGCGCCACCGCGGCCGATGCCGCTGAAATCGACCGTCACTTCCTCGCCGCCCGTGACCGCGGCAACGAAGGCCTCATGCTCAAGGATCCCGCCAGCCTCTACGCGCCGGGTCGCCGCGGCCACGCTTGGCTAAAACTCAAAAAAGCGTTCGCCACCCTCGACGTGGTGGTGGTCGCCGTCGAGCAAGGCCACGGCAAACGTCGCGGCGTCTTGAGTGACTACACCTTTGCCGTGCGGGATGACCGCGACGGCGCCTCCGCCGATGCTCTGCTCGTGCTGGGCAAAGCTTACTCCGGCCTCACTGATGCCGAGATCGCCGAACTCACCGACCACTTCACGGCGCAAACCCTCGAGGTGCAGGGTCGCAAGCGTCGCGTGCATCCGGATACCGTGATCGAGATCGCGTTCGATTCGCTCCAGCCGAGCAAACGTCACGATAGCGGCTACGCGTTGCGCTTTCCGCGCATCGCCCGCGTGCGCTCCGACAAAACCATCGCCGATATCGATACCTTGTCCACCTGCGCCCGACTGGCTGGCGACGCCTGA
- a CDS encoding zinc ribbon domain-containing protein produces the protein MARPLPPPPECANCGADIPPQAKSCPECGADERTGWRETDIYDGIDLPPEAWDEEPSAPLRDTRRDVGGLPWYWWATGLFLLVAIAMAFLGLR, from the coding sequence ATGGCTCGTCCTCTCCCGCCTCCGCCCGAATGCGCCAATTGTGGCGCCGACATCCCCCCGCAGGCCAAGTCCTGCCCGGAATGTGGTGCCGATGAACGCACCGGCTGGCGCGAGACGGATATCTACGACGGCATCGATCTACCACCCGAAGCTTGGGACGAAGAACCGTCCGCACCCCTGCGCGACACCCGCCGCGATGTCGGCGGCCTGCCGTGGTATTGGTGGGCCACCGGACTCTTCCTGCTGGTCGCCATCGCGATGGCCTTCCTCGGCTTGCGCTGA
- a CDS encoding AI-2E family transporter encodes MPDTSDSPAPRLLSNRQRKLVGFALGFLAFVAIIGLLVLCFVVMARTIGFFSQVLWPIAAAGIMALVLRPVVDWLEFRLKRPRTTSVVILYAVVALAFSGVLLVVIPLLVEQILDFIAFAPVFWQRALAYVQANYPDWVAIAEKQMTNPTIKALVDSALGEAQHLLSQALPSIKAAGSGALNVFGFVTNLAIIPIYLFFFLLSRRDPTRSLGDQLTFLEKPVREDVVFLVREFIGIVVSFFRGQLMIGLLMGLMLFIGFWAVGLKFALVLGLTLGVLNIVPYLGTIIGLSIALPLAFFQPEGGWVLLSKVVVVFIIVQNIEGWFLTPKIMGDRTGLHPVMIIFAIFFWGTALNGILGMVLAIPLTAFFVTAWRLAKHKYFEAES; translated from the coding sequence ATGCCGGATACGTCCGACTCCCCCGCGCCACGCCTCCTCTCCAACCGCCAACGCAAGCTTGTTGGCTTCGCCCTCGGGTTCCTCGCCTTCGTTGCGATCATCGGCCTGCTGGTCCTGTGCTTCGTCGTGATGGCTCGAACCATCGGCTTTTTCTCCCAAGTTCTTTGGCCCATCGCCGCCGCTGGCATCATGGCGCTCGTCCTGCGCCCCGTCGTCGACTGGCTGGAATTCCGCCTCAAGCGCCCTCGCACCACTTCGGTCGTCATCCTTTACGCCGTAGTCGCGCTCGCGTTCTCCGGCGTGCTCCTCGTGGTCATCCCTCTGCTCGTGGAGCAGATCCTCGATTTCATCGCCTTCGCACCGGTCTTTTGGCAACGCGCCCTCGCCTACGTGCAGGCCAACTATCCCGATTGGGTCGCCATCGCCGAAAAGCAGATGACCAACCCCACCATCAAGGCCTTGGTGGATTCCGCCCTCGGCGAAGCCCAGCACCTGCTCAGCCAGGCCCTGCCCTCCATCAAGGCCGCCGGCTCGGGCGCGCTCAACGTCTTCGGATTCGTGACCAACCTCGCGATCATCCCGATCTATCTCTTCTTCTTCCTGCTCTCCCGCCGCGACCCGACCCGCAGCCTCGGCGATCAACTCACCTTCCTCGAAAAACCCGTCCGCGAAGACGTCGTGTTTCTCGTCCGCGAGTTCATCGGTATCGTCGTCTCGTTCTTCCGTGGCCAGCTGATGATTGGCCTACTCATGGGTCTGATGCTCTTCATCGGCTTCTGGGCCGTGGGCCTCAAGTTCGCCCTCGTCCTCGGCCTCACCCTCGGCGTGCTCAACATCGTGCCCTACCTGGGCACCATCATCGGCCTGAGCATCGCCTTGCCACTCGCCTTCTTCCAACCGGAAGGCGGCTGGGTCCTCCTGAGCAAGGTCGTCGTGGTGTTCATCATCGTCCAAAACATCGAGGGTTGGTTCCTCACCCCCAAGATCATGGGCGACCGCACCGGCCTCCATCCGGTCATGATCATCTTTGCCATCTTCTTCTGGGGCACCGCCCTCAACGGCATCCTCGGCATGGTGCTCGCCATCCCGCTCACCGCCTTCTTCGTCACCGCTTGGCGCCTCGCCAAACACAAGTATTTCGAGGCCGAATCCTAA
- the hpf gene encoding ribosome hibernation-promoting factor, HPF/YfiA family: protein MSNDNRANELIVSGIHLDLTPSLKTFVQEKADRLFRHEERIIRFRVEIEFDPQQKPSHRFTAKGHIEINGPDMNASVMTDEAHKAVSLLTDKLDRMLRRRSRFIKVKRHRDSLPQLSEGMVPNPV from the coding sequence ATGAGCAATGACAACCGTGCCAATGAACTGATCGTATCAGGCATCCACCTCGACCTCACCCCGTCACTCAAGACGTTCGTCCAGGAAAAAGCCGACCGATTGTTCCGCCACGAAGAACGCATCATCAGATTCCGCGTAGAAATCGAATTCGATCCTCAACAAAAACCGTCCCACCGATTCACCGCCAAGGGTCACATCGAAATTAATGGCCCCGACATGAATGCCTCCGTCATGACCGACGAAGCGCACAAAGCAGTATCCCTCCTCACCGACAAACTCGACCGGATGCTCCGTCGCCGATCCCGCTTCATCAAAGTAAAGCGCCATCGCGACTCCCTGCCCCAACTTTCTGAAGGTATGGTGCCCAATCCCGTATAG
- a CDS encoding SDR family NAD(P)-dependent oxidoreductase: MPVVEKQHLPYAAVVLTGGSSGIGKSFVSHIAKVDPEVLICNLSRRKPDVNSAQLKLCHVEVDLSDNRSRSDGLERLLEVLAQKAPSGPILLINNAGFGHYGAFSSADSERYQAMVELNVGAVMAVTAALLPLLRERGGAIMNVASVVAFQPTPLMATYGATKAFVLHWSHALRAELAPVGVEVMAVCPGSTQSAFHDEAGMSRGSMGDAFTQTADQVVEEAMRALRRGKAHVVTGWLNKVQCWLSARLPLTWSTWASHRVLEKYRPKA, encoded by the coding sequence ATGCCTGTGGTCGAAAAACAACACCTCCCATACGCAGCGGTCGTTTTGACCGGCGGATCTTCCGGCATCGGAAAATCTTTTGTATCGCACATCGCCAAGGTGGATCCAGAGGTGCTCATTTGCAATCTTTCGCGGCGGAAACCGGACGTAAATTCAGCTCAGCTTAAGCTGTGTCACGTCGAAGTTGATCTTAGTGATAATCGGTCCCGATCGGACGGTCTTGAGCGCTTATTGGAAGTGTTGGCACAGAAAGCGCCGAGTGGGCCTATCTTGTTGATTAACAACGCCGGATTTGGCCACTACGGGGCCTTTTCCTCAGCCGATTCGGAGCGTTATCAGGCCATGGTGGAGCTCAATGTTGGGGCCGTTATGGCGGTGACGGCGGCGTTGTTGCCGCTGCTGCGCGAGCGAGGTGGGGCGATCATGAATGTGGCGTCGGTGGTGGCGTTTCAACCGACCCCGTTGATGGCGACTTACGGCGCGACCAAAGCCTTTGTTTTGCACTGGAGTCATGCGCTACGAGCCGAACTCGCACCGGTCGGCGTTGAGGTCATGGCGGTGTGTCCGGGCTCCACGCAGTCGGCCTTTCACGATGAAGCCGGAATGAGTCGTGGCAGCATGGGCGACGCCTTCACCCAGACGGCGGATCAGGTGGTCGAGGAGGCGATGCGTGCCTTGCGGCGGGGCAAGGCACACGTTGTCACCGGCTGGCTCAACAAGGTGCAGTGCTGGCTTTCGGCACGGCTGCCGCTGACGTGGTCGACTTGGGCGAGTCACCGAGTGTTGGAGAAATACCGGCCCAAGGCGTGA